CGGGGGCATACAGGTATATGGCGATGGCCACGACTCCCGAAATGAGGATGGTGGCCACTTTATTTATGATATAGGCGTTCGCGGCATAGAATGCCCCGAGCCCGGCCAGGATGAAGTCCGGGCTATACCGGCCGCTGAGTAAGTCCACTATATGGCCGGCGTTCAATAGCCAGCCGGCGTCGCCCAGGGTGCTCAGAGAACGTACGCTCGTGCTGCCGCCCGTGAAAATGTCGAAGACGATAAAGGTAAAGGCATCTAGCAGGATCAATGCCACGAGTATGATGAGGCGGTAATCACTTTTCTTTGGCAACTGTCCGTCGGGCATGGTATTACTATTAGATTGTTTGGCGTGGTCCCACTTATAAGCTGTCTATATAATTAATAGAGTACGTTAGATAAATGGTCGGGCATATAGCGGTTTGTATAAATAATTAGAAGGCAGGCAGATACTATATATCCGGATAGCATGCCGGGTCATTGACGACTGATCGCGATTTTCTTAATTTCCCCCGGCCCGATCGTCATTCTCTTCGCGATATTGTCCGTAGCCATATCGATGACAAGGATATCCACGAGATAGCAGACCACGTATAGCATGTTCTCGGCCGGGTCCATGGCCAGTGTCCGGGCCTTGAACTTGGTCTCGATCAGTTTCAAGAGAACACGCGCCTCGAGGTCGACGACCGCAATAGTATTCGAATCGGTCGTCGCGTATAGCTTCTTACCGTCGGGCGTAACCACGATCTCCCCCGGCTTTAGCCGGCGTCCGGTGCCATCTTGAAGCTGGATCGTAGATTCCACATTTAATCCGTTCGCGCGTATCACGAGGATGCCTTCCCGGGCCGTGGACACATAGACCGTGCCACCGTCCGGGCTGATCCCGATGCCACCCGCTGAGCCGTTCAGGCTCAGGGAGCCGTCGATCTTCTTATTGCTCACGTCGATCCTGTAGAGGGCCGACGCCTCCGAATCACCCGCCTTATCCACGATGTATAGGGCACGACAATCGGGCGATACGATGAACATCACGGGATTTCTTGCGGACGGGAGCGTCGAAACGACCTTATTGCTTCCGGGCTCGAGGACAAAGATCGACTTATAGTTCACGAGCGACAGGATCTGGGATATCTCGCTGACGACGAAGAGCCAGGGCGAATCCTGGCAGGTCTCCAGTCGCGTCGGGGCCCGCACGGTTTTGATGGCGTTCGGCACATTGTGCCGCGTATCATACGCGTAGATCGTGTTATTCGCGCTATCGCTGATGAACAGGATATCGGTATGCCTATCCAGGGCAAAATCGTCGAAGTAGCTTTTACCATTGCCGAGCTTGATCCTGTCAAAAAATTTTGTCCGCGGGTTGTATTTTGCGACCTGATCGTTGCTCAGCGTGAAAACTGCGCCCATCGATGACCCTGTAATCGTTAGCCGCGGGGCTTATATAAACATGATATATTTATTTTATTAATCCTATATAGCAGGAGGTTATGGGTTGCGATTTTCAGGAGCGCAGCGCTTTATTAATCAATAATGTTGAAAAGCAGTGGGTCTCCGAGTATTTTACTAGTATCAGGCCCGAGATACGCCATCGCATCGTACGTGAATGGCTATTATACGATCTGCCACGTGCCGTTCGGGAGCAAAAAGCCAATGTCAGTAGTTAAGTGCTTATTGTAGAGGGGCCTGCTTGCTCGCCTTATAATTTCATTCTGGCTTTTAGTCCTCGAAGAGCACTGAGGACACTATTTTCACCACAGGGGGCAGTGGTTCCGTGTTTGTTATGTAGTCGTTTGTCCTTTGTTCGTGTCGTTCGCTGATTTGTCCGGTTTTTCAACACTAAAACACGAAAGACTTTTATATCCCACGTAAGGGGCACGAACCACACTAAAGTAGATGCTTTCACATCAAAACACTAAACAACTTCCCGAATGCGCGAACCTCGCTAAATTAACTTGAAACACTAGAGAAAGCATATTAAATAAAGCATAAGGGTCATGCCGTTCTCGTGGTTCAATCCTTTAGTGTTTTAGTGCCATTGGAGAGGTTGTTTCGTGTTTTAAGCGCCAGGCATGGAACTTAGTGATTTTCGTGCCCCTTACGTGGGATATAAAAATTTTCGTGCTTTCGTGTTGAAAAACCGACGGGCAGTACGAAAGTGGAAAAAGTGGCAAAGGACCACTAAACAAACACGGAACTACTGGACTTTGTGGTGAAAATAGTGTCCTCCGTCACCGTTATGCCTTAAAGAGCAGCAAACCATCATGACACAAACACGGAACTACTAACAGAGATTTTTTCTCGAATTGCATCGTGATACTTGGGCCATGATTTATTATAAAATATTTATATTAAGCCGTATAGGTGTTATTTCAGATATAAATATTAATGCAGAGCGATATATATTAAACCATTTTTTATATGGGACAGTGTCATGACGTCTAAATCCGGATCACAGAAGAAGTCTAAGAGTGCCCGGGGTAGAGATACCGGTGATAAGGATCGGCTAATCTCCGGGCTGAAAGACCGTGTCGCTTTTCTGGAAAACGAGCTCCGGCGAAAGAATGATCTCGATTCTTCGGACACTTCCGAGAGTAATCTGGTGGAGCGGGCGTTACGGGTGAGCGAGAAAAAGGATAGTTATCTCGTCGAACAAGTCAACGACTGGGTATGGGGGATAGACGCAAATGGCCTGTACACCTATGCCGGCCCTCAGGTACGCAAGCTCCTGGGGTATGAACCCGAAGAAATTATCGGGACATCCCCCTTCGACTATATGGCTCCTGAGGAATCGAAGAGGGTCGAAGCGCTATTTAACCCCATTTTTGAGGCACATGAGGAATTCTCCCTTCTCGAGAACAACCTGGTCAAAAAGGATGGAAGTACGGTCACGGTAGAGACGAGCGGCATGCCCGTATTCGACGCTAATGGTGTTTTTACCGGATATCGCGGCATCGACCGGGACATTACCGAGCGCAAGCGGGCAGAGGCGGCGCTGCAGGAGAGCGAAAGGCGATATCGTGGCATCGTCGAGGACCAGACCGAGCTTATCTGCCTTTTCGATGTCAGCGGGAAGATCACTTTCGTGAACGATGCCTATTGCAGATGTTTCGGGAAGAAAAGGGAAGAGCTGGTCGGCCACGAGTTCATGCCCCTGATCGTCGAGGAAGACAGGGAGACCGTTAAAACCTGTATCGCCGGGCTTAGCCTAAAAACCCCAATTGTTACGCTCGAGGAGCGTGTGCATTTACCGGACGGCAGCGTCGGATGGCAGGAGTGGAAGAACCGGATAATTTTCGATGAGCGAGGCGGGATCGCCGGTTACCAGGCCGTCGGAAGAGATATCACGGAGCGTAAGCGGGTCGAAAAAGACCTGAGGCTTACGCAGTTCTCCGTCGACCGGTCGGCGGACATGGCCCTCTGGGTGGCGCCCGACGCCCGCTTCATTTACGCCAACGAGGCTGCATGTAAGGCCTTCGGCTACACCCGGGAAGAATTTCTCTCTCTGAAGGCTTTCGACACTAACCCCTATTTTAACGAGAAGAACTGGGATGAGCACTGGAAAGAAATTAAAGCGCGCGGTTCTTTCACCTTCGAGGCAAGGCTGAGGAAAAAGGATGGCACCTTCTTCCCCGGAGAGATCACCGTGAACTACCTCGTCTATGAAGGCAAGGAGTATAATTGCTCTTATGTCAGGGATACCACGCTGCGCATGCAGGCCGAGGAGGCCGTAAAGTTCACTAATGCATATAATCGAAGCTTGATCGAGGCGAGCCTTGACCCGCTCGTCACCATCTCTCCCGATGGCAAGATCACAGATGTGAACATGGCCACCGAGATGGTGACCGGCATTTCGCGTGATAAGCTCGTGGGCACCGATTTCTTTGATTACTTCACCGATCCGGACATGGCCAGGAAGGGATATAAGAAGGTGTTTGAAGAAGGCTCGATTAAGGACTATCCGCTTGAACTCAGGCATACGGATGGGAGCATTACCCCTGTCCTCTATAATGCTAACGTATATCGCGACGAATCGGGTAAGGTCATCG
This genomic stretch from Methanocella sp. harbors:
- a CDS encoding YncE family protein; protein product: MGAVFTLSNDQVAKYNPRTKFFDRIKLGNGKSYFDDFALDRHTDILFISDSANNTIYAYDTRHNVPNAIKTVRAPTRLETCQDSPWLFVVSEISQILSLVNYKSIFVLEPGSNKVVSTLPSARNPVMFIVSPDCRALYIVDKAGDSEASALYRIDVSNKKIDGSLSLNGSAGGIGISPDGGTVYVSTAREGILVIRANGLNVESTIQLQDGTGRRLKPGEIVVTPDGKKLYATTDSNTIAVVDLEARVLLKLIETKFKARTLAMDPAENMLYVVCYLVDILVIDMATDNIAKRMTIGPGEIKKIAISRQ
- a CDS encoding PAS domain S-box protein, whose protein sequence is MTSKSGSQKKSKSARGRDTGDKDRLISGLKDRVAFLENELRRKNDLDSSDTSESNLVERALRVSEKKDSYLVEQVNDWVWGIDANGLYTYAGPQVRKLLGYEPEEIIGTSPFDYMAPEESKRVEALFNPIFEAHEEFSLLENNLVKKDGSTVTVETSGMPVFDANGVFTGYRGIDRDITERKRAEAALQESERRYRGIVEDQTELICLFDVSGKITFVNDAYCRCFGKKREELVGHEFMPLIVEEDRETVKTCIAGLSLKTPIVTLEERVHLPDGSVGWQEWKNRIIFDERGGIAGYQAVGRDITERKRVEKDLRLTQFSVDRSADMALWVAPDARFIYANEAACKAFGYTREEFLSLKAFDTNPYFNEKNWDEHWKEIKARGSFTFEARLRKKDGTFFPGEITVNYLVYEGKEYNCSYVRDTTLRMQAEEAVKFTNAYNRSLIEASLDPLVTISPDGKITDVNMATEMVTGISRDKLVGTDFFDYFTDPDMARKGYKKVFEEGSIKDYPLELRHTDGSITPVLYNANVYRDESGKVIGVFAAARDITKRKRAEESLMEAKAQAELYVDLMGHDINNMNQISMGFLELAHNIIEMNGQLGEENIVLLDKAMDSLKNSSRLIDSVRKLQRERMGMYEPQILDVNLVIEDAVEHFDRIPGRDVNIIYDQNKHYLVKANSLLKDVFINLIGNAIKHSRGPLEINIHTSHVMHNGKVYCRVTVEDDGPGITDEMKAKLFDRLSLDTTRARGKGFGLCLIKMLVDDYLGRFWVEDRIKGDYTKGARFVVVLPVIEK